A single Thermoanaerobacterium sp. RBIITD DNA region contains:
- a CDS encoding Gmad2 immunoglobulin-like domain-containing protein gives MKKTILIVILIAVITLSGCFTKPKTEKNAPISPKATTQEAKEVSLYFLNDKLSGLNMETRGVSKNADLLKQVILELIKGPTDQYSKPVIPDGTKLISVQLKDTTAYVNLSKDYISGANVNDNVAKYMVAALVNTLTGLPDVDSVQILVEGNKVNSIYGYKIGLDPLKRMVLTGEVYINKDRVKKLQENVNLGKESWRLDPIKVMQQEGGIVGFSKDDNFSLETRKDGIAMINATHENKSYLVTLIQPDGDKENNIWTISDVKAKFTKIPEADPTKGETFVYGIVKAINYDTRVVTIEREYQDTQDMNNKVGPDIKILPDAIIHFQAKVGFDSQSGYKYSEKDISFSDIKVGDELGMILTKNKDARAVIVSDKKSITTANNQDANIIVVSPMKNNSVSSPIKVVGKARVFEGSVSIRLLDEKGNIIAQASAQASAGAPSWGDFEADIQYKPLSNEQDGTLQVFSISAKDGSVQNLVSIPLHLK, from the coding sequence ATGAAAAAAACGATACTTATTGTGATATTGATTGCGGTAATTACATTATCAGGATGTTTTACGAAGCCAAAAACAGAAAAAAATGCCCCCATAAGTCCAAAAGCTACAACACAAGAAGCAAAAGAAGTCTCACTGTACTTTTTGAATGATAAATTATCCGGGTTGAATATGGAGACAAGAGGCGTATCTAAAAATGCAGATTTATTAAAACAAGTTATATTAGAGTTAATAAAGGGACCTACCGATCAATACTCGAAACCTGTAATTCCGGATGGTACCAAGCTTATATCGGTACAGCTAAAGGATACTACGGCATATGTAAATTTGTCGAAGGATTATATATCTGGAGCGAATGTTAATGATAATGTAGCTAAATATATGGTGGCAGCACTTGTAAATACACTTACAGGTTTACCGGATGTTGATAGTGTCCAAATATTAGTAGAAGGCAATAAGGTGAATTCTATTTATGGATACAAAATCGGGTTAGATCCTTTAAAGAGAATGGTTTTAACTGGTGAAGTTTATATAAATAAAGATAGAGTTAAAAAATTACAGGAAAATGTCAACCTAGGGAAAGAATCATGGAGATTAGATCCTATTAAGGTCATGCAGCAAGAAGGTGGAATAGTAGGTTTTTCAAAGGATGATAATTTCTCACTTGAAACAAGAAAAGACGGTATAGCAATGATAAATGCAACACATGAAAATAAATCGTATCTTGTAACGCTTATTCAACCAGATGGGGATAAGGAGAATAATATCTGGACTATAAGTGATGTTAAGGCGAAGTTTACCAAGATACCAGAGGCAGATCCGACAAAAGGTGAAACATTTGTCTATGGAATCGTAAAAGCTATAAACTATGATACAAGGGTAGTAACTATTGAAAGGGAGTATCAGGATACACAAGACATGAATAATAAAGTTGGACCTGATATAAAAATATTACCTGACGCTATCATACATTTTCAGGCAAAAGTTGGATTTGATAGTCAAAGTGGATATAAATACTCAGAAAAAGACATAAGCTTTTCAGATATCAAAGTCGGTGATGAATTAGGAATGATTCTTACAAAAAATAAGGATGCAAGAGCCGTCATCGTATCAGATAAAAAGAGCATCACAACTGCGAATAATCAAGATGCCAATATCATAGTTGTATCACCGATGAAGAATAATAGTGTATCAAGTCCAATTAAAGTCGTAGGAAAGGCGAGGGTCTTTGAGGGCAGTGTAAGCATAAGATTGCTTGATGAGAAGGGAAACATTATAGCTCAAGCATCTGCCCAAGCAAGTGCAGGTGCACCATCTTGGGGAGATTTTGAGGCGGATATACAGTATAAACCACTATCAAATGAACAAGATGGAACACTTCAGGTCTTTTCAATAAGCGCAAAAGATGGATCTGTACAAAATCTAGTATCAATACCATTGCACCTTAAATAA
- a CDS encoding ATP-binding protein, with product MSLRWKIFSVYFVILIVSLASTGIYLFNNIYESYLNNERVTNLTQANMIANLVSNFIGVSSYLIEPTIVDYSKQINSRVLFTDVNGKVVVDSAGNGELEGKDINSYSDVRAALKGSGSTSIHYISGSGWTMYAAVPVTAKNDIVGSILLSTSIDDVMGFLNTIKMQMIYTFTAIGSIVSILSLIVADFITKPLKRLTDATKVISEGKFDYKVNIKGSDEIGKLAESFNEMGTKLMKIDDERKRFVSDASHELKTPLAAIKALVEPLISNENIDISLYKEFLRDINDEVDRMTRLVNELLVLARMDKINSIKNKTENISEIAYNVIENLEAIAKNKGVSLVFDSDEKIFADVDADRFYRMIYNVVENGIKYTPEGGSVTLKLSCDDKNVYIKIADTGIGISQETLPKVFERFSRGDTARSQKTGGFGLGLAIVKEIVDLHKGHIDVKSTVGKGTEFDITIPVKNI from the coding sequence TTGAGTTTAAGGTGGAAAATATTTTCCGTATATTTTGTTATTCTTATTGTTTCACTTGCATCAACAGGTATTTATCTTTTTAATAATATTTATGAAAGCTATTTAAACAATGAAAGGGTTACAAATTTAACACAGGCAAATATGATTGCAAATTTAGTCTCAAATTTCATAGGGGTTTCCTCATATTTAATAGAACCTACAATTGTTGATTATTCTAAGCAGATAAACTCAAGAGTTCTATTTACGGATGTAAATGGTAAAGTGGTTGTAGACTCTGCTGGTAATGGTGAATTAGAAGGAAAGGATATAAATAGTTATAGTGATGTTAGAGCTGCATTAAAAGGTTCTGGCTCAACAAGCATTCATTACATTTCAGGCTCTGGATGGACTATGTATGCTGCCGTACCTGTCACAGCAAAAAATGACATTGTTGGGAGTATACTTTTATCGACTTCAATTGACGACGTTATGGGCTTTTTAAATACAATAAAGATGCAAATGATATATACATTTACTGCAATTGGTTCTATTGTAAGTATATTAAGCCTTATAGTTGCGGATTTCATTACAAAACCTTTAAAAAGATTGACAGATGCAACGAAAGTTATATCTGAAGGAAAATTTGACTATAAAGTAAATATAAAGGGAAGTGATGAGATAGGCAAACTTGCCGAGTCCTTTAATGAAATGGGAACAAAGCTTATGAAGATAGATGATGAAAGAAAGAGATTCGTGTCAGATGCATCCCATGAATTAAAGACACCTTTAGCAGCTATAAAGGCCCTTGTAGAACCACTTATATCAAATGAAAATATTGATATATCTTTGTACAAAGAATTTCTGAGGGATATAAATGATGAAGTAGACAGGATGACGAGGCTTGTCAATGAACTTTTAGTTTTAGCCCGCATGGATAAAATTAATTCCATAAAAAACAAAACAGAAAATATTAGTGAGATAGCATATAATGTCATAGAAAACCTCGAAGCTATAGCAAAAAATAAGGGGGTATCTCTTGTATTCGATAGTGATGAAAAGATTTTTGCAGATGTTGATGCAGATAGGTTTTATAGGATGATTTACAATGTAGTAGAAAATGGTATTAAATATACTCCTGAAGGCGGTTCGGTTACGCTTAAATTAAGCTGTGACGACAAAAATGTATATATCAAAATAGCTGATACCGGCATTGGTATCAGTCAAGAAACATTGCCAAAAGTTTTTGAAAGATTTTCAAGGGGTGATACAGCAAGGTCTCAAAAGACTGGAGGATTTGGACTTGGACTTGCAATAGTAAAAGAGATAGTAGACCTTCATAAAGGTCATATAGATGTAAAAAGTACAGTTGGGAAAGGTACTGAATTTGACATAACAATTCCGGTTAAAAATATTTAG
- a CDS encoding DUF421 domain-containing protein — protein MLIIFFRTLILYFMVVVVMRIMGKQQIGQLQPYELVVAIMIADLVAVPMQNKGIPLLTGIIPILTLLISQLFLSYISMKSLHGRAMICGKPTVLIDKGKILTSQLQKERYNINDLLEELRVMGYPNIADVEYAILETNGCLSVIPKVDRRPVTPNDLNLTPQYEGLPLPIIIDGKIINKNMDEANIDMKWLNDQLKMWNVNNINNVILASIDPNKVLTVYKKEG, from the coding sequence ATGCTTATAATTTTTTTTCGTACATTAATCCTTTATTTTATGGTTGTAGTTGTTATGCGCATAATGGGAAAACAGCAGATTGGACAGCTGCAACCATATGAATTAGTCGTAGCTATAATGATCGCAGACTTGGTGGCTGTCCCAATGCAGAATAAGGGGATACCTCTTTTGACGGGTATCATACCGATTTTAACTTTGCTTATATCACAGCTTTTTTTATCATATATATCGATGAAAAGTCTACATGGTCGTGCAATGATTTGCGGAAAACCTACAGTTTTAATAGATAAAGGCAAAATATTGACATCGCAACTACAAAAAGAGAGATATAATATTAACGACCTTTTAGAGGAACTACGCGTTATGGGTTATCCGAATATAGCTGATGTAGAATATGCTATTTTGGAAACCAATGGATGTCTCAGCGTAATACCAAAAGTTGATAGAAGGCCCGTAACACCAAATGATTTGAACTTGACTCCACAATATGAAGGACTTCCATTACCTATAATAATAGACGGCAAAATTATAAATAAAAATATGGATGAAGCAAATATTGATATGAAATGGCTTAATGATCAATTAAAAATGTGGAATGTTAATAATATTAATAATGTAATACTCGCTTCAATAGATCCTAATAAAGTTTTAACGGTATACAAGAAGGAGGGATAA
- a CDS encoding HAD family hydrolase codes for MCKLFVTDADGSLLDKNNKISEANINAINELRARGIIYTIATGRMFSSILPYAMELKVNAPVICFNGALIKDVYTKKVYFYNPIQPDDALYAIKILKENGYHVNLYIDDKLVVEEINDRVNWYLSFNKVTVDAVGDLAEYIKKTGKGTAKIYAIGDIKNPAPIEPDVYDELCKKVSVSTSGGGHLEINAKGVSKGNALKTLANMYDIKRELVAAIGDNLNDLSMIEYAGFGIAMENAPELVKIKADFVTKSNNDDGIAFAINKIFKRRQIMAV; via the coding sequence ATGTGTAAATTATTCGTAACGGATGCTGATGGGAGCCTTTTAGACAAAAACAATAAAATATCTGAAGCAAATATTAACGCTATAAATGAATTAAGGGCAAGGGGTATTATTTACACAATTGCCACGGGTAGGATGTTTTCATCAATATTACCATACGCAATGGAGCTTAAGGTGAATGCGCCTGTCATATGTTTCAATGGTGCCTTAATAAAGGATGTATACACAAAAAAAGTATATTTTTATAACCCTATACAGCCAGATGACGCTTTATATGCCATAAAGATATTAAAAGAAAATGGCTATCATGTGAATCTCTATATAGATGATAAATTAGTCGTAGAGGAGATTAATGATAGAGTTAACTGGTACCTTTCCTTTAATAAGGTTACAGTAGATGCAGTTGGTGATCTTGCTGAATACATCAAAAAAACTGGCAAGGGTACTGCAAAAATTTATGCTATAGGAGATATTAAAAACCCCGCACCCATAGAACCAGACGTTTATGATGAGTTGTGTAAAAAAGTATCAGTATCAACATCTGGCGGTGGGCATTTAGAAATAAATGCGAAGGGTGTAAGTAAAGGTAATGCATTAAAAACACTTGCTAATATGTATGATATAAAACGGGAGCTTGTTGCTGCTATTGGTGACAATCTAAATGACTTGTCAATGATAGAATATGCGGGATTTGGTATTGCAATGGAAAATGCACCAGAGCTTGTAAAAATAAAAGCAGATTTCGTTACAAAGTCAAATAATGATGATGGTATAGCATTTGCGATAAATAAGATATTCAAGAGAAGACAAATTATGGCTGTATAA
- a CDS encoding DUF4363 family protein has product MIPLIVIIVVFIVLIDISSYKYLDTTSKNIDQKLTYIEKDISNNNWNSAKKHINDLEKIWHETNSKWAILIEHREIDDIDMSLSKLKSFIDTKNKDLSLAELQTLKELYSHIPSNEKLNFENIL; this is encoded by the coding sequence GTGATTCCTTTAATTGTAATAATTGTCGTATTTATTGTTTTGATAGATATATCATCATATAAATATCTCGACACGACATCCAAAAATATAGATCAAAAATTGACATATATTGAAAAAGATATATCTAATAATAATTGGAATAGTGCTAAAAAGCATATAAATGATTTAGAAAAAATCTGGCATGAAACAAATAGCAAATGGGCAATTTTAATCGAACATAGGGAAATTGATGATATAGACATGAGCTTATCAAAACTTAAAAGCTTCATCGACACAAAGAATAAAGACCTTAGTCTGGCAGAATTGCAAACTTTAAAAGAATTGTACAGTCATATACCGTCAAACGAAAAACTCAATTTTGAAAACATACTATAA
- a CDS encoding response regulator transcription factor, with protein MENILIVDDEEMLVKGLKLSLIQEGYSVDFAYDGEEGLKKIRSGNFDLVILDLMLPKMDGLTVCREVRTFSNIPIIMLTAKGEDVDKIVGIEMGADDYLAKPFNTRELIARIRALFRRTSSPFIKKQDEIRLGDLTINIPDRLVYKNGKEVELTNKEFDLLALLASNPGKLYSKDKLMDLIWGFDFYGDTNTVNVHIRKLREKIEDDPANPKHIFTKWGSGYYMK; from the coding sequence GTGGAGAATATATTGATTGTTGATGATGAAGAAATGCTTGTAAAAGGGTTGAAGCTATCGCTTATACAGGAAGGATACTCCGTAGATTTTGCATATGATGGAGAAGAAGGCCTGAAAAAAATTAGAAGTGGTAATTTCGATCTCGTTATACTTGATCTCATGCTTCCAAAAATGGATGGGCTTACAGTATGTAGGGAGGTTAGGACATTCTCAAATATACCTATAATAATGCTGACTGCAAAAGGCGAGGATGTTGATAAAATTGTTGGCATCGAGATGGGGGCAGACGATTATCTTGCAAAGCCTTTCAATACGAGGGAACTTATTGCAAGGATAAGGGCGTTATTTAGAAGAACATCATCACCTTTCATAAAAAAGCAAGATGAAATAAGGCTTGGCGACCTTACCATAAATATTCCTGATAGACTTGTATATAAAAATGGCAAAGAAGTAGAGCTTACAAACAAGGAATTTGATCTATTAGCATTGCTTGCATCAAATCCTGGTAAATTGTACTCTAAAGACAAACTCATGGATTTAATATGGGGATTCGATTTCTACGGTGATACCAATACGGTTAATGTTCACATAAGGAAACTCAGAGAGAAGATAGAGGATGATCCAGCGAATCCTAAGCACATTTTTACAAAGTGGGGTTCTGGCTACTACATGAAATAA
- the yyaC gene encoding spore protease YyaC, producing MEELRIRYDDENAINLLSTYLTEYLSFDSVFLCIGTDKCIGDSLGPIVGDMLSKIVRGINVYGTLKRPVHAINLKENVTYIKKKHPYSNIIAVDACLGDKDSIGKISVKKSPIYPGKGVGKMLPPVGDISIIGIIDVYDIVPVHNTRLGFVFEMAEIIALSLQRALYLKTMINK from the coding sequence ATGGAAGAATTGAGAATTAGATATGATGACGAAAATGCAATAAACTTACTATCAACATATTTAACTGAATATTTAAGTTTTGATTCTGTATTTTTGTGCATTGGAACCGATAAGTGCATAGGTGATTCACTAGGCCCTATTGTAGGTGATATGCTATCAAAAATCGTAAGGGGAATAAATGTTTACGGCACATTAAAAAGACCCGTTCACGCAATAAATCTAAAAGAGAATGTTACATATATAAAAAAGAAGCATCCATACAGCAATATTATTGCAGTCGATGCTTGTCTTGGTGATAAGGATAGCATAGGCAAAATCTCAGTAAAAAAATCTCCAATATACCCGGGTAAAGGCGTCGGAAAGATGTTGCCACCTGTTGGAGACATATCTATTATAGGCATAATCGATGTATATGACATTGTCCCGGTACATAATACAAGGCTTGGTTTTGTATTTGAGATGGCTGAAATAATAGCGCTAAGCCTTCAAAGAGCATTATACCTAAAAACAATGATAAACAAATAA
- a CDS encoding LacI family DNA-binding transcriptional regulator translates to MNSTIKDVAREAKVSIATVSRVLNNSAVVTDETKQRVLDAIKKTGYKPNALARSLKIQKTHTIGLVIPDISSPFYPEVVRGIEDIASMYSYNIFLCNTDQKEEKEMNYIEILREKQVDGIIYMGDIIRESVKEQLHDVGIPIVLAGTEDEKLEFPNVNIDNKKASYDAVKYLISLGRKKIGMISGPSDDPIGGAQRIEGYKEALADSKIRFKPSLVVEGSFKARQAYLAMLKLLENNVDAVFAASDEMAAAAINAIFDSGFNVPDDIHVVGFDNTYLSYMFRPTITTIQRPAYDIGAVSMRLMTKLLAKEPIDEMHVILSHQLIVRESTGYGEEEK, encoded by the coding sequence ATGAATTCTACAATAAAAGATGTCGCAAGAGAAGCGAAGGTTTCTATTGCTACAGTATCAAGGGTTTTAAATAATAGCGCCGTAGTTACAGATGAAACGAAACAAAGGGTGTTGGATGCCATAAAAAAGACAGGCTATAAACCAAATGCCCTTGCAAGAAGCTTAAAAATTCAAAAGACTCATACGATAGGGCTTGTAATACCGGATATATCAAGCCCATTTTATCCGGAAGTTGTAAGGGGAATAGAGGATATTGCCAGCATGTACTCATACAATATATTCCTTTGCAATACAGATCAAAAAGAAGAAAAGGAAATGAATTATATTGAGATATTGAGAGAAAAGCAGGTTGATGGAATTATATATATGGGAGATATTATAAGGGAATCCGTAAAAGAACAGCTTCATGATGTAGGTATACCAATAGTATTAGCTGGTACTGAAGACGAAAAATTAGAATTTCCTAATGTAAATATCGATAACAAAAAAGCCTCATATGATGCTGTTAAATATTTGATATCATTAGGACGCAAGAAGATAGGAATGATTTCAGGACCATCTGATGATCCCATCGGTGGCGCTCAAAGAATAGAGGGATATAAAGAGGCACTTGCCGATAGCAAAATTAGGTTTAAACCATCACTAGTAGTTGAAGGAAGTTTCAAAGCAAGGCAGGCATACTTAGCGATGCTGAAGCTATTAGAAAATAACGTTGACGCTGTTTTTGCTGCATCCGATGAGATGGCTGCCGCTGCGATAAATGCGATATTTGACTCAGGATTTAATGTGCCTGACGATATACATGTTGTTGGTTTTGACAATACGTATCTCTCATACATGTTTAGACCGACAATAACAACGATTCAAAGACCTGCGTATGATATAGGTGCAGTAAGCATGAGACTCATGACAAAGCTACTTGCCAAGGAACCAATTGATGAGATGCATGTGATACTCTCACACCAACTTATTGTAAGAGAATCAACAGGGTATGGGGAAGAAGAAAAATAG
- the nagA gene encoding N-acetylglucosamine-6-phosphate deacetylase, with amino-acid sequence MRRLIINGKLLLNNSVVNNKNILIEDGKIAAIGNEFNAHDIIDANGNYVSPGFIDIHIHGSAGYDTMDGNFESLNAISKTIAKHGTTSYLPTTMTEDITKIKKAIKNVYHNKSNVEGAEIIGLHMEGPFINPHQKGAQDEKYILKPTIDNFLNLCGDFVDIVKLVTIAPEMDGALDLISYLKDKGIVASAGHTDSTYDEVVAGVKAGITHATHVFNAMKGFHHREVGTLGAVFDLDISAEVIADGIHSVFPAIRTLIKQKGIDNINLVTDAMMAASLSDGKYELGGQDVYVKDGAARLKNGVLAGSTLTLDRAVKNIVDNTDLSLYDAVILASFNSAKVIGIQDRKGLLKEGYDADIIIFDENIDIKKTIVGGKTVYEKK; translated from the coding sequence ATGAGAAGATTGATTATAAATGGAAAACTTTTATTAAATAATTCAGTTGTAAATAATAAGAATATACTTATAGAAGATGGTAAAATTGCAGCAATCGGAAATGAATTTAACGCTCACGATATAATTGATGCAAATGGAAACTATGTTTCACCAGGATTTATTGATATTCATATACATGGTTCAGCAGGCTATGATACGATGGATGGTAATTTTGAATCCTTAAACGCCATATCAAAAACAATAGCAAAACACGGCACGACTTCATACTTACCAACTACAATGACGGAAGATATTACGAAGATTAAAAAGGCTATCAAAAATGTATATCATAATAAAAGCAATGTTGAAGGTGCCGAGATAATAGGACTTCATATGGAAGGTCCCTTCATAAATCCACATCAAAAGGGTGCACAAGATGAAAAATACATCTTGAAGCCTACAATTGATAATTTTCTTAATTTGTGTGGAGATTTTGTAGATATAGTAAAGCTTGTAACAATAGCACCAGAGATGGATGGTGCACTTGACCTCATAAGTTATCTAAAAGATAAAGGTATTGTTGCCTCCGCCGGGCATACAGATTCTACCTACGATGAAGTTGTTGCTGGTGTTAAAGCAGGTATCACACATGCTACACATGTATTTAATGCGATGAAAGGATTTCATCACAGGGAAGTCGGAACACTTGGTGCTGTATTCGACCTTGACATAAGTGCAGAGGTAATTGCAGATGGAATACATTCGGTTTTCCCTGCCATAAGAACCCTTATAAAACAAAAGGGCATAGATAATATAAACCTTGTAACAGATGCTATGATGGCTGCAAGCCTTTCTGATGGTAAATATGAGCTCGGCGGCCAAGATGTATATGTCAAAGATGGCGCTGCTAGGCTTAAAAATGGTGTGCTTGCTGGCAGTACACTTACGCTTGATAGAGCAGTAAAGAATATTGTTGATAATACCGATCTATCCTTGTATGATGCTGTCATTCTTGCTTCATTCAATAGTGCAAAAGTCATCGGTATTCAAGATAGAAAAGGTCTCCTTAAGGAAGGCTACGATGCAGATATAATAATCTTTGACGAAAATATAGATATTAAAAAGACAATAGTCGGTGGTAAAACAGTATACGAAAAAAAATAG